A genomic window from Nicotiana sylvestris chromosome 11, ASM39365v2, whole genome shotgun sequence includes:
- the LOC104245904 gene encoding protein FATTY ACID EXPORT 2, chloroplastic, producing the protein MGEFLAIAQSSIVLPHFRVQAWSQRQHFFAHSQPLRSLRSSLHPLNTPCTVYPNLSTRSKPSYWGVKASVVSDSTMPTTFTVDSAGPGIDILPETGGGGGDDSGSANGGGGGGGDNGGNNNNNNDGGNEGESDEGKDHSNKKKMALSMSQKLTLGYAFLVGAGGFMGYLKSGSTKSLIAGGVSASLLYSVYAMLPTQPVLASSMGFVLSAALLGVMGSRFLKSKKVFPAGVVSFVSLVMTGGYLHGILRTAH; encoded by the coding sequence ATGGGAGAATTTTTGGCCATTGCTCAATCCTCCATAGTGCTGCCTCACTTTCGCGTCCAAGCTTGGAGTCAAAGGCAGCATTTCTTTGCTCATAGTCAGCCATTGAGGTCACTTCGTTCATCTCTACATCCATTGAATACCCCTTGCACGGTGTACCCAAACTTGTCCACTCGATCAAAGCCTTCCTACTGGGGAGTCAAAGCCAGTGTTGTCTCTGATTCTACAATGCCAACCACCTTCACTGTTGATTCAGCAGGGCCAGGAATTGATATTCTGCCAGAGACAGGTGGTGGTGGTGGAGATGATTCTGGGAGTGCAAATGGCGGTGGTGGTGGTGGGGGAGATAATGGtggcaataataataataataatgatggTGGCAACGAGGGGGAGTCAGATGAAGGCAAGGATCATAGCAATAAAAAGAAAATGGCCCTTTCTATGTCCCAAAAATTGACATTGGGCTATGCTTTCTTGGTTGGAGCTGGTGGTTTTATGGGTTATCTGAAAAGTGGCAGCACGAAGTCCCTAATTGCAGGTGGAGTTTCTGCCTCCCTTTTGTACTCTGTTTATGCTATGCTTCCAACACAACCTGTTTTGGCATCATCAATGGGTTTCGTCCTCTCGGCTGCACTTCTGGGAGTAATGGGATCTCGGTTTCTGAAGTCAAAGAAGGTTTTTCCAGCTGGTGTTGTCTCCTTTGTGTCTCTTGTTATGACTGGTGGTTATCTGCATGGAATATTGCGCACTGCACATTAG
- the LOC104246709 gene encoding DNA repair protein RAD51 homolog 4-like, with translation MNNIVCLSVFDIFTLFEVLHQLKNNLISQVDQHIRMIIIDSISTLITPILGGGGAQGHALMVSVGFLLKLLAHEHDICILVLPSQHLERVRGAFRMLDFYYPETELGTSAACQYLDTHTWLQEIELSSRYNDHAL, from the exons ATGAACAACATAGTATGCTTGTCAGTGTTTGACATTTTTACACTGTTTGAAGTGCTTCATCAGCTAAAGAACAATCTCATATCTCAG GTAGATCAGCATATACGGATGATTATCATTGACTCAATATCAACACTCATTACACCAATTCTTGGAGGAGGTGGTGCACAAG GACATGCTTTAATGGTTTCAGTGGGATTTTTACTAAAACTATTagcacatgaacatgatatctGCATTTTG GTACTTCCAAGCCAGCACTTGGAGAGAGTTAGAGGGGCATTCCGCATGTTAGACTTCTATTATCCAGAGACCGAGCTCGGAACATCAGCAGCATGCCAGTACTTAGACACCCACACATG GCTACAGGAGATAGAATTGAGTTCGAGGTACAATGATCATGCTTTATAA
- the LOC104246710 gene encoding pentatricopeptide repeat-containing protein At1g07740, mitochondrial-like, whose product MGSFNCMRSVQSFNALLNVLVENGRFDDANEMLRNFSKMGIWLNAVSYNIIIKMWLEKGDWEMARRVFDEILEREVEPTVVTYNYQIGFLCKKGDVEGAKSLSQDMVRKGKKPNAVSYALLMEGLSSLGKYKEAKKLMFDMEYQGCKLKIVNYGVLMTDLLKRGDFGEEGKTAEAYRMLVDMQIAGYNPNAATYRMVVDGFCKTGEFEEGLKVLNAMLISGHFSRVETVRCMILGLLDKGKVEDACFVLEEMEKRKKRFDFES is encoded by the exons ATGGGGTCATTTAATTGTATGCGTAGTGTACAGTCTTTTAATGCACTTTTAAATGTGCTTGTTGAAAATGGGCGTTTTGATGATGCAAATGAGATGTTAAGGAATTTTTCGAAAATGGGTATTTGGTTGAATGCTGTTTCGTATAACATTATTATTAAGATGTGGCTGGAAAAGGGTGATTGGGAAATGGCGCGCAGAGTGTTTGATGAAATTCTTGAAAGAGAAGTTGAGCCGACTGTGGTAACTTACAATTATCAAATTGGATTTTTGTGTAAGAAGGGGGATGTTGAAGGTGCTAAAAGTTTGTCTCAGGATATGGTTAGAAAGGGAAAGAAGCCAAATGCAGTTTCTTATGCTTTGTTGATGGAAGGTTTGAGTTCTTTGGGTAAGTATAAAGAAGCCAAGAAGTTAATGTTTGATATGGAATACCAAGGATGTAAGCTGAAAATAGTCAATTATGGTGTTTTGATGACTGATCTTTTAAAACGAGGCGACTTTGGTGAG GAAGGTAAAACTGCTGAAGCGTATAGGATGTTAGTTGATATGCAAATTGCAGGTTACAATCCTAATGCAGCTACATATAGAATGGTGGTTGATGGTTTTTGTAAAACAGGAGAATTTGAGGAAGGTTTGAAGGTTTTGAATGCAATGTTGATTAGCGGGCATTTTTCGCGTGTAGAAACAGTAAGGTGTATGATTCTTGGCCTGCTTGATAAAGGGAAGGTTGAAGATGCTTGCTTTGTTTTGGAGGAAATGGAGAAAAGGAAGAAACGGTTTGACTTTGAGTCATGA
- the LOC104246708 gene encoding protein FATTY ACID EXPORT 2, chloroplastic-like gives MVEFLAIAQSSIVLPHFRVQAWSQRQHFFAHSQPLRSLRSSLHPLNTPCTVYPNLSTRSKPSYWGVKASVVSDSTMPTTFTVDSAGPGIDILPETGGGGGDDSGSANGGGGGGGDNGGNNNNNNDGGNEGESDEGKDHSNKKKMALSMSQKLTLGYAFLVGAGGFMGYLKSGSTKSLIAGGVSASLLYSVYAMLPTQPVLASSMGFVLSAALLGVMGSRFLKSKKVFPAGVVSFVSLVMTGGYLHGILRTAH, from the coding sequence ATGGTAGAATTTTTGGCCATTGCTCAATCCTCCATAGTGCTGCCTCACTTTCGCGTCCAAGCTTGGAGTCAAAGGCAGCATTTCTTTGCTCATAGTCAGCCATTGAGGTCACTTCGTTCATCTCTACATCCATTGAATACCCCTTGCACGGTGTACCCAAACTTGTCCACTCGATCAAAGCCTTCCTACTGGGGAGTCAAAGCCAGTGTTGTCTCTGATTCTACAATGCCAACCACCTTCACTGTTGATTCAGCAGGGCCAGGAATTGATATTCTGCCAGAGACAGGTGGTGGTGGTGGAGATGATTCTGGGAGTGCAAATGGCGGTGGTGGTGGTGGGGGAGATAATGGtggcaataataataataataatgatggTGGCAACGAGGGGGAGTCAGATGAAGGCAAGGATCATAGCAATAAAAAGAAAATGGCCCTTTCTATGTCCCAAAAATTGACATTGGGCTATGCTTTCTTGGTTGGAGCTGGTGGTTTTATGGGTTATCTGAAAAGTGGCAGCACGAAGTCCCTAATTGCAGGTGGAGTTTCTGCCTCCCTTTTGTACTCTGTTTATGCTATGCTTCCAACACAACCTGTTTTGGCATCATCAATGGGTTTCGTCCTCTCGGCTGCACTTCTGGGAGTAATGGGATCTCGGTTTCTGAAGTCAAAGAAGGTTTTTCCAGCTGGTGTTGTCTCCTTTGTGTCTCTTGTTATGACTGGTGGTTATCTGCATGGAATATTGCGCACTGCACATTAG
- the LOC104231164 gene encoding pentatricopeptide repeat-containing protein At1g07740, mitochondrial-like yields the protein MGSFNCTHSVQSFNVLLNVLVENGRFDDANEMLRNCSKMGIWLNVVSFNIIIKMWLEKDDWGMARRVFDEMLEREVEPTMVTYNCQIGFLCKKGDVKGAKSLFQDMVRKGKKPNAVSYALLMEGLSSLGKYKEAKKLMFDMEYQGCKLKIVNYGVLMTDLLKRGDIGEANSLLVEMKKRHIKPDVPFS from the coding sequence ATGGGGTCATTTAATTGTACGCATAGTGTACAGTCTTTTAATGTACTTTTAAATGTGCTTGTTGAAAATGGGCGTTTTGATGATGCAAATGAGATGTTAAGGAATTGTTCGAAAATGGGTATTTGGTTGAATGTTGTTTCGTTTAACATTATTATTAAGATGTGGCTGGAAAAGGATGATTGGGGAATGGCGCGCAGAGTGTTTGATGAAATGCTTGAAAGAGAAGTTGAGCCGACTATGGTGACTTACAATTGTCAAATTGGATTTTTGTGTAAGAAGGGGGATGTTAAAGGTGCTAAAAGTTTGTTTCAGGATATGGTTAGAAAGGGAAAGAAGCCAAATGCAGTTTCTTATGCTTTGTTGATGGAAGGTTTGAGTTCTTTGGGTAAGTATAAAGAAGCCAAGAAGTTAATGTTTGATATGGAATACCAAGGATGTAAGCTGAAAATAGTCAATTATGGTGTTTTGATGACTGATCTTTTAAAACGAGGCGACATTGGTGAGGCAAATAGTTTACTTGTGGAGATGAAAAAGAGGCACATTAAGCCTGACGTTCCATTTTCCTAG
- the LOC138881819 gene encoding pentatricopeptide repeat-containing protein At1g07740, mitochondrial-like, translated as MGIWLNAVSFNIIIKMWLEKGDWELARQVFDEIIEREIEPTVVTYNCQIGFLCKKGDVEGAKSLFQDMEGKTAEAYRMLVDMQIASCNPNAATYRMVVDGFCKTGEFEEGLKVLNAMLISGHFSHVETIRCMILGLLDKGKIEDVCFVLEEMEKRKKRFDFESWEAIVKDACSNSIVVYRLVDELVF; from the exons ATGGGTATTTGGTTAAATGCTGTTTCGTTTAACATTATTATTAAGATGTGGTTGGAAAAAGGTGACTGGGAACTGGCGCGCCAAGTGTTTGATGAAATTATTGAAAGAGAAATTGAGCCGACTGTGGTAACTTACAATTGTCAAATTGGATTTTTGTGTAAGAAGGGGGATGTTGAAGGCGCTAAAAGTTTGTTTCAGGATATG GAAGGTAAAACTGCTGAAGCGTATAGGATGTTAGTTGATATGCAAATTGCAAGTTGCAATCCTAATGCAGCTACATATAGAATGGTAGTTGATGGGTTTTGTAAAACAGGAGAATTTGAGGAAGGTTTGAAGGTTTTGAATGCAATGTTGATTAGCGGGCATTTTTCGCATGTAGAAACAATAAGGTGTATGATTCTTGGCCTGCTTGATAAAGGGAAGATTGAAGATGTTTGCTTTGTTTTGGAGGAAAtggagaaaaggaagaaaaggttTGACTTTGAGTCATGGGAAGCCATTGTCAAGGATGCTTGCAGCAATAGTATTGTTGTATATAGGCTCGTTGATGAGCTTGTATTTTAG